The window TTCCCAAACTGACAGCACACTGTTATCCAGCAGCTGAAAAAAAATAAGCCAGCCCTGCTGAGGACCGGAATTGTCAGAGCGGACGACAGGACTTATAGCAAGCACATAGGGCTGTCCTTCAATTCGCTGGAACAGCGTTTCCGGCTGATTGTGCAGGTGGTTTATGCCTCCCTGTTGCAGCCAGTGCAGCAGACGGTTGCTGTTACTGGTGATGATCGCAGCCTGATCATTGTATTCAAGATTAAACACCGGTTGACGCTGATTATTGAGCAGCAGGGCGCCGGATAATTTCAGAGACTCAAAGGTGGTCGTGGTAAAATTCGTGGTGACGTATTCGTCATACGGCTGCTGAACATAATTCCAGGTGTCATCCCAATTGGAATAATCGGTAACAAAGGTTTCCAGATTTTCTTTCTTTAATTCCAGAACACCATTAAGGCTGAAGACTTCATTCTGCTGAGCGCTCAGAGCGGTACTCATTTCTTCCGGATAAAACCAAAGCCAGCGAACCAGAATCAGCCCGGCAAACAGCAGGAAAATAAAGGCAGCGGAAAGATAAAGAAACAGCTGACGGATCGATAACATAAGGTCTCTGTCTGGTTGTCCGGCCGGTATGGACAGTATCATGCAGCTTGCTGACAGTTGGGTCCGTTGTCGCGTGTGTCGCGTGCATGAGCAAGATTGTCTTCTCAGTAACCAAAGCATAGCCGAAGGAATGGCATAAAAAGCCCTGAGCTTGCTATTTTCAGCCCGTTTTCTGACCTGCATCCGGTTAGCAGGTGATAATTCACGGAAAGCGGCTGAAAACGTCCCTTGACCTGTGAGTTACTCAAAGGTTTAAGCTGCGCTAATACTGAAGTGTGTGCAGGCAGGAGAAGACGATGCGGGTACTTGAACTGGCCAGGCGCGAGCAGGTAAATGCCAACACCATCCGCCATTATGTGCGGATTGGGTTGCTGAAACCGGGCAAAGATGACAGTGGTTATCATCACTTTACGGCGGCAGAGCACAAGCGCCTGCGCTTTATTCTGCAGGCGCGGGATCTGGGCTTCACTCTGGAAGATATCCAGACCATGCTGCAGGCGGCAGAGCAGGGGGAGTCGCCTTGTCCGACGGTACGCCAACTGATTGAACCGCGGCTGCTTGAAGCACGGGAAAAGCTGGCGGCAATGCAGGCGCTGGTGGAGAGGATGGAACGGGCGGTTGAGCTGTGGGCAGAGCAACCTGACTGTGTCCCCTGTGGTGAACATATCTGTCATTTGATTGAAGGTGCCGATGTGCACCTGAGCGAAGGTTGTGGAAGTCGGGGAGAATCTCAGCATGACTGATACAGAACACAAAGGCTGCTGCGGCAGTGAGAAGGAATCAAAGCAAGCTGAGCAGGGCTCATGCTGCGCTACTGAAACGAAAGAAACTGACACGAAAGCAACTGACACGAAAGCGGTTGAGAGTTCGTGCTGCGGCAGTGCGAAAGCATCAGCACCGGCAAAGCCTGCCTCGTGTTGTGCTCCTGAAATAAAGGACGCTGCAGCGAAAGCAACGGAGAGTTCCTGTTGCGGCACTACGAAAACATCCGCAGTGGCAGCTTCCTGTGGTACCGAAAGCGGTGAATCAGGCGGTTGCTGTCCGCCGGCAGAAAAGGGCCGCATCGACTGGATCTTATGGGGCTGCGGCAGTTTTGTGGTGCTCGGCTATATCGGCTTTTTATTGCTGGGTCATCAGCCTGACAGTAGTCTGCCCTGGCTGGGCGTGATGCTGCATACCTCGTATGAAATGGTTAACGCCATGTGGTGGGGGATTCTGACTGCCTCGTTCTTTGTTGGCTTGCTGGGGCGTATTCCGCGTGAGCTGGTGATGTCGGTACTGGGCAAAGGCGGTACCAAGCGCGGGTTATTCCGCGCAACGCTGGCCGGTTTAATGCTCGACCTGTGTAACCACGGCATCTTAATGGTGGCGATGAAGCTGTATGAGCGTGGTGCCAGTATTGGTCAGGTGATGGCTTTCCTGATTGCCAGCCCGTGGAATTCGCTGACCCTGACTCTGATTCTGGTTGGCCTGATAGGCCTTAAATGGACGCTGCTGTTTATCGTGGCATCGTTATTGATTGCCTGGGTCAGCGGCTGGATTTTTGATCGGCTGGTTGAGCGCGGTACCTTGCCGGCCAATCCGAATCAGGGCGAATTTCAGCAGGTGGCTTTTATGCCAACGCTGAAAAGTACCTGGAAAGACAATGACTGGTCAGTACCGTCACTATTAAGAATGTTCTGGCAGGGCTTTAAAGAATCCAAAATGGTGTTGCGCTGGGTATTCTTTGGTGTGGTGTTAATTGCACTGGTGCGTGCTTTTGTGCCGGAAGACAGCTTCGGCATCTGGTTTGGTGCCAGCTTTACCGGGCTGCTGATGACACTGCTGGTCACGACCATTATTGAAGTCTGCTCTGAAGGCTCCAGTCCGATTGCCGCCGATTTATTTAACCGTGCGGCGGCACCGGGTAATGCGTTTACTTTCCTGATGGCCGGAGCCGCCACAGATTACACTGAAATAATGGCGCTGCAGAACACGACCAGAAGCTGGAAAATCGCGCTGTTTTTACCGCTGATTACCGTGCCGCAGGTGCTGCTGATTGGCTGGCTGATGAATACCGCTGGCGTGTAATTATTCTGCAGTAAATAAAAACGCCGCATTAACTTCGTTAGTGCGGCGTTTTTTTAAAGCAGATTTTTATACCGGAAGCTTGGTGAAATCCAGAATCATCAACCGTCCTTCAAAACGGTTCGGCTCAAGGGCAAACCAATGCTCGTAGGTAAAGGCCGCAGGCCAGAGTTTTTCACAACGGTTGGAGAGTTCATCGAAGGTTGAACGTCCCGGGTCGGCCAGAATAATCTGCTTAACGCCGGCTTTTTTGGCGCGTTTAAACAGGCGCAGTAAATCGCTGACCATTTCATCCCAGAAGCAGATATCCGCACCGATAATACAATCGAATTTCGCCAGATTCTGACCTTTCATATCGTTAAAGGATGCGTGCAGCGGGCGCACTTTGGCATCGTTTGCGGCGGCAACCATATCCAGATACGGAAATACGCTGTCATCGACATCCAGACCGGTCACTTTGGCCTGTTGCTGGCTGGCACAATAGACCGCCGCCGGCCCCCAGCCACAGCCAAGCTCCAGCACACGGCTGTTTTTCGCCAGCGGATTGCTGCTCAGCCAGTCCATTAAAAGAAAGCTGGACGACCAGGTTTTATGGCCATGGACGCTCGGCTTAGCCACTTTTTTCAGTTTGCGGACCAGAGGGTGTTTCGCGGTAAAAAGGTAAATGCCATAGGCGTACTGCATATGATCTTCGGCGAAGATTTCGAGGCGGGGCATGATAGAAAGCGCTTTGACAAACTATGTTGAGCGCCAGTCTACTGGGTTTTTTATTGGCCGCAACAGAATTGAGCTATTGCTACCAATGCTTCTTTGTATAATTCTGTACAGTAATTTGTATAGGTTTTTAGGAGGCTTTATGAATTTACCGACTTTTCGCTCCGTTGCGGCCGTTCGTGGACTGTTTCCCGCCGCTCTGCTGCTGGCCGCCAGTGCGCTGTTAACAGGCTGTGCCGGCGTGCAGGTCGATGAGTACGCCGGGCGTGCTCCGCTGCTTGATCCGCGCACCTTTTTTGATGGCACCATCTGTGCCGACGGGGTGGTGCGTGACCGCTCCGGCAAGCAGATCCGCCAGTTTAATGCCCGTATTCTTGCCAGCTGGGAAGATCAGGGTAACGGTTCTGAAACCGGCACCCTTGATGAAGTTTTTTATTTTTATGATGAACCCGGTGCCTCCGCCGTTGAGGAAACCCGCGTCTGGACGCTGACGCCCAATGGCAGCGGCGGGTATCACGCCAGCGCCACGGATGTGCCGCAGCCGACCACCATGAAGCATGCCGGTAACAGCATTCAGATGGCCTATACCCTGCGTTATGGCAAGCCCGGCGATACCATCGACCTGGATATGGACGACTGGATGTTTCAGGTTGCCGACGGCGTGGTGATTAACGAAACCCGCATGAGCAAATGGGGGATTCATGTCGGTCAGGTGCTGCTGGTGATGCGTAAAGTGCCGGACGGCTATCAGTGTTTGAGCGCGCGCGACTGAGACACTGATGAGTTTATCTATTAAATAAATTCAACTTTGTATTAGAAATCATCGTTTTATCTCATGATTGAATTTGGCCAGAATGTGAAAATCATTCAATCATTGAGATATTACGATGACACTTTTTCATACTCTTGGCTTTCCGCGCGTCGGTCAGCAACGCGAACTCAAATGGGCGCTGGAATCGTTCTGGGCCGGTAACAGCACACAGCAGGAACTGCTGGATGTTGCACATACCCAGCGTCTGGCCAACTGGCAACGTCAGCTGCAGGCGGGTGCCGATTTTATTACCGCCGGTGACTTTGCCCTTTATGACCATGTGCTGAATACCAGCTATCTGTTTGGCCATCTGCCGGAGCGTGCGCGCCATGGCGACGATGCGCTGAACCAGCTGTTTCTGGCGGCCCGTGGCCGTACCCCTTGTGGCTGTACCAGCCATGCCAGCGAAATGACCAAGTGGTTCGATACCAACTATCACTATCTGGTGCCGGAGTGCCGGGCAGAGGATGAATTCCGCCTGCAGCCGGAATTACTGCTGGAAGAAATCCGCGCCGCGCGGGCGGTGTATCCGAAAGTAAAAGCCGTGGTACTGGGGCCTCTGAGTTATCTGTATCTGGGCAAAAGTCTGGATAACAGTAATCGCCTGAATCTGCTGCCTAAATTACTGCCGCTGTATTCCGAATTATTCGCCCTGTTAAAAGCTGAAGGCATTGACTGGCTGCAATTGGATGAGCCGATTTTAGCGCTCGATTTACCGTCGGACTGGGCGCAGGCGTTTGAACCGGCGTATCACACCCTGCGTAATAATGGCCTGAATCTGCTGCTGACCACCTATTTTAATGGTCTGGAAGACAACCTCAGCCTGGCACTGAATCTGCCGGTGCAGGGTGTGCATCTGGATCTGGTCAGTGCACCGGAACAGCTGACACCGGCGCTTGATCGTATCGGGCCTTATAAAGTGCTGTCGCTGGGCGTTATTGATGGGCGCAATATCTGGCGTTCCGATTTAAATGCGATCCGTGAATCTTTGCTGGAAGCCAGGCAGCAACTGGGCGAACGTTTATGGCTGGGCACTTCCTGTTCATTGCTGCATGTACCCTATGACGCCGCCGGTGAACATCAGCTGCCGGATGGCGTTGGCCAGTGGCTGGCGTTTGCTCAGCAAAAACTGGAAGAGGGTGTATTGCTGCGCAATGCATTAAATAACAGTGACGTGCTCAGCTCTGCCGCCTGGCAGGCACAGGCCGATGCCATTCAGGCGCGCCGTACCTCAACCGCGGTGCATAAAGCCGCGGTAAAACAACGGGCCGCCGATGCCGCAGCGTTCGACTGGCAGCGCGATTTACCTTTTAACGAACGCGCGGCATTACAGCAGGAATTGCTGCAATTACCGCTGTTCCCGACCACCACTATTGGTTCTTTTCCGCAGACCAGTGGTATCCGCCAGTTACGTCGTCGTTTTAAACAGGGTGAGCTGACACTGGCGGAATATGAAGATGGTTTAAAAGCCGAAATCGTCCATGCCATCCGGGTGCAGGAACAGATTGGCCTGGATGTTCTGGTGCACGGCGAAGCCGAACGCAACGACATGGTGGAATATTTCGGCGAGCAGCTGGAGGGCATTGCAGTATCGGCCAACGGCTGGGTGCAGAGTTATGGCTCGCGTTGCGTTAAACCACCGATTATTTATGGCGATATTGAACGTCCACAACCGATGACCGTGCGCTGGAGTGAATTTGCCCAGAGCCAGACCGATAAGCGCATGAAAGGCATGCTCACCGGTCCGGTCACTATTTTAAAATGGGCATTTGTGCGCGATGACCAGCCCTGGTCAGCTACGGCGTATCAGCTGGCGGCGGTGTTGCGTGACGAAGTACAGGATCTGGAACGTGCCGGTATCCGTATTATTCAGGTGGATGAACCGGCGCTGCGTGAGGGCCTGCCGTTGCGTAAAGCGGCGCATAAGCAGTATTTGCAATGGGCGGTGAACAGTTTCCGTTTCAGTGTGACCGGTGTGGCCGCAGCCACCCAGATTCATACCCATATGTGTTACGCCGACTTTGACGATATTCTGCCGGCTATTCAGGGCATGGATGCCGATGTCATTACGCTGGAAACCGCGCGCTCGGCCAGTAAATTACTCGCAACCCTTAAAAGCTCGCCGTACAACAATGGCATTGGCCCGGGGGTTTACGATATCCACAGTCCGAATATTCCGGCCACTGACGCGATGCTGACTATTCTGCGTGACTCGCTTGATGTTGTTGCTGCGAAAAATCTCTGGGTGAACCCGGACTGCGGCCTGAAAACCCGCCGCTGGGAAGAAGTGATTCCGGCGCTGGAAGCCATGGTGGCTGTTGCGCGGACATTGCGTCTTGAGGTAATTGAGAGTGACGGTAAGCAGCAGGAAGAACAGGTTGCGGAACAACCGCTGGTATAAATAACGGTTAAATACAGGCAGGGCCGCAGAAGAATATTCTGCGGCCCTGTGCAGAGTATTCAGCTGCGCTTACGCTGCTGTTCTTTTAAGGCCAGTTTTTCCTGGCGGCGCTTTTCAATAACGGAGGCCAGATCATTGCCGAGGTGCTCTTCGCCACGCTGTTTGGCTAATTGCATCTGCAGTTCACGCTGACGGAAACGTTCGCGCTGAGCGTCGTCGAATTCATCATGGCAGTGGTGGCAGCTGACACCGGGCACATAATGCTCGTGTTCTTTATCGGCTTCGGTAATGGGCCGGCGACAGGCGTGACACTGGTCGTAATCGCCTTTTTCCAGCTGATGATTCACCGTGACGCGGTTATCGAACACAAAGCATTCGCCTTCCCACAGGGATTCTTCCTGCGGAATTTCTTCCAGATATTTCAGGATGCCGCCTTCGAGGTGATACACCTCTTCAAAACCCTGCTCTTTTAAATACGCAGTGGATTTTTCGCAGCGGATACCGCCGGTACAGAACATCGCAACCTTTTTGTTTTTCTCCGGGTCGAGATTTTCTTTCACGTATTGCGGAAATTCGCGGAAGGTTTTGGTGCGCGGGTCGAGGGCGCCCTTAAAAGTACCGATTTCCACTTCGTAGTCGTTACGGGTATCGACCAGCACCACGTCCGGATCAGAAATCAGGGCGTTCCAGTCGGCTGGTTTTACGTAAGTACCCACCACGCGTTTCGGGTCGATGCCTTCTACGCCAAGCGTTACGATTTCTTTTTTCAGTTTTACCTTGGTGCGGTAAAACGGCATGTCATCGTCGTAGGATTCTTTATGATCGATGTCTTTCAGGCGTTCATCGCGGCGCAGGTAATCGAGCAGGGCGTCGATGCCTTCACGCGAACCGGCCACGGTACCGTTAATGCCTTCGGTGGCCAGTAACAGGGTGCCTTTTACATCCAGACGCAGCATTTCATCCAGCAGTGGCTGGCGCAGGTCTTCGAAGTTATCCAGGGTGACGAATTTATACATCGCACAAACGACGTAAGGGCTTGTAGCAGGAGTGTTCATAATGTCCTCGGCTGGCCGGAACGTAAATCCGGTGCAGGGGTGAAAAGTACGGTCGAATATCAAAGCCCGTTGCCGTGAGTGGCAATAAGCGGGCGGCATTATACCGGAATCGTGCGGCCTGCCCAGTACGGCGGACTTTGCTCTGGCTGTCTGATGGCGCGTTGCTGTCAGACCGTCATTGGGTGGCCATTAAGCCTGCTATTAAGGCAGGCTTAGGAATATTGGTTGAAATTAATCGCAGCCAATAGCGACCATTGCGCAGGCAGGCTAAGTTCGGCAAGAGTGCTTCGTACCGGCAAAGGAGTGACCTGTGCGATTGATTAGCCTGCGATATTACCGTTCGGCCTGCTTTGGTTGCCTGTTTTTACTGTTGAGTGTCAGCGTTCTTGCGAGCGCTGTCAGTTCTTCTGTTGCCGGGCATAATGACGCCGTGATCATTGAATTGTCCTGGCAGGGCAGTACCGCTTCCGAGTTGTGGCTGATGGCACCTTCCGGCGAAATTATCCGCCCGACCCATCCCTTTGCAGAAACCCTTCCTGTCTGGCTGGAGCAGACTGACGCCAGTGAGCACTCCGTGGTTCGTCAGCGGTTGCATATCGACTATCAGCTGGCGCCGGGTGATTACCGTATTGCGCTGCAGCTTGTTGCCGAAGCGGCAGCAGAGGCTGTTGATGCTGCCGGTATCCGTTTTCAGCTGACGATGCGCCAGTACGGCCGGGTTATACGCCAGCTGAACGGGCGGTTGCGCAACAACTCTGAGCGGCAGAATTCACCAGAGGTTATCTGGCGTCTGAATGCGGCCGGGCACTGGAACAGTAACCTGCCGCTGGCACTCCTGCGCGAGCAGTTTCAGGGTGTCTGGCAGCTACAGAGTGCCGAACAGACCCGGGTTTATATCCGGCTTCAGGGCCGGAGCATGGAGCTGCAGGTTTATGAAGACGGCGAATGCCAGTGGCTGGCGTTGCAGGATGCCGTTACCTTACCCGGTGGCTTGCGCTGGCAGCAGGAGCAGCTGTGGCTGCATAGCGCGTTTTTCAGTGATCTGTTGTATGGGACAGTGGGTGAGGATGAATTTTTACCTATGCAGCAGGCTTCCTGGCCGGAAGGTGAGTGTGAGGGGATGTCGTTTTAAACAACACTGCTGCGCAGAGCATTTCACCTGGCTCCCACGCTCAGCGTGGTAGCCCCTTGCTGGCACAGTTGCATTCCTACGCAGAACGTAGGAACGAGAAAAAAACACCGGCGTCACCTGGCTCCCACGCTCAGCGTGGTAGTCCTTGCGGGCACAGTTGCATTCCCACGCAGAGCATAGGGAGGAGAAAGGAACGAGAAAGCATAAAAAAACACCGCAATGGCGGTGTTTTTTTAGGTGTGCGTTACTTTGCAGGCTTTCAGCCTCAGCTGATTTTACCAGTCACCCGCACCCGCTTACTGCCGGCTTCAACCGGTGCTTTCTGCGCTTCGGCTTTTTCTTTCAGCTTATCGTCGATGATATTTTTCAGTGCAATTAACAGCCCCATCGCCATAAAAGCACCGGGTGGCAGAATGGCGAATAAAAAGTCGGGGTAGTCTTTTACCAGTTCAATTTTCCAGCTGGCGGCGGCCGGTCCGAACAGTAACTGCATATCGGAGAAAATCACGCCCTGACCAAGAGTTTCGCGCATCGCGCCGAGAATAATCAGCACAATGGTAAAGCCCAGCGCCATGGTAAAACCGTCAACCACCGACGGAATTATCGGGTTTTTACAGGCAAAGGCATCGGCACGGCCAAGAATCGCGCAGTTGGTAACGATCAGCGGAATAAAGATACCCAGCACTTCGTATAACTCGTAGGTAAAGGCCTGCATCACCAGCTCGGCCACCGTGGTAAAGGAGGCAATAATCATCACAAAGGCGGGCAGACGCACGGCATCGGGTACGTGGTTGCGGATTAAGGACACAGAAAAATTCGAGCCTACCAGCACCATCATGGTCGCCAGACCCAGACCAAGGGCGTTCACCACTGAGCCGGTTACCGCCAGCAGCGGGCACAGACCCAGTAACTGCACCAGAGCCGGGTTGTTATGCCATAAGCCGTCGAGGCTGATATCGCGCAGGGATTTCGTTGCCATCATTATTCTCCGCTGCCTGAATACTGGGGTTCGCTCAGGCGTTGTCCCAGCAGTTCGTTTTTATGTAATTCAAAAAATTTCAGCGCCAGTTTTACCGCT of the Thalassolituus hydrocarboniclasticus genome contains:
- a CDS encoding MerR family transcriptional regulator, with translation MRVLELARREQVNANTIRHYVRIGLLKPGKDDSGYHHFTAAEHKRLRFILQARDLGFTLEDIQTMLQAAEQGESPCPTVRQLIEPRLLEAREKLAAMQALVERMERAVELWAEQPDCVPCGEHICHLIEGADVHLSEGCGSRGESQHD
- a CDS encoding permease, which codes for MAASCGTESGESGGCCPPAEKGRIDWILWGCGSFVVLGYIGFLLLGHQPDSSLPWLGVMLHTSYEMVNAMWWGILTASFFVGLLGRIPRELVMSVLGKGGTKRGLFRATLAGLMLDLCNHGILMVAMKLYERGASIGQVMAFLIASPWNSLTLTLILVGLIGLKWTLLFIVASLLIAWVSGWIFDRLVERGTLPANPNQGEFQQVAFMPTLKSTWKDNDWSVPSLLRMFWQGFKESKMVLRWVFFGVVLIALVRAFVPEDSFGIWFGASFTGLLMTLLVTTIIEVCSEGSSPIAADLFNRAAAPGNAFTFLMAGAATDYTEIMALQNTTRSWKIALFLPLITVPQVLLIGWLMNTAGV
- a CDS encoding class I SAM-dependent methyltransferase, producing MPRLEIFAEDHMQYAYGIYLFTAKHPLVRKLKKVAKPSVHGHKTWSSSFLLMDWLSSNPLAKNSRVLELGCGWGPAAVYCASQQQAKVTGLDVDDSVFPYLDMVAAANDAKVRPLHASFNDMKGQNLAKFDCIIGADICFWDEMVSDLLRLFKRAKKAGVKQIILADPGRSTFDELSNRCEKLWPAAFTYEHWFALEPNRFEGRLMILDFTKLPV
- a CDS encoding DUF3833 domain-containing protein translates to MNLPTFRSVAAVRGLFPAALLLAASALLTGCAGVQVDEYAGRAPLLDPRTFFDGTICADGVVRDRSGKQIRQFNARILASWEDQGNGSETGTLDEVFYFYDEPGASAVEETRVWTLTPNGSGGYHASATDVPQPTTMKHAGNSIQMAYTLRYGKPGDTIDLDMDDWMFQVADGVVINETRMSKWGIHVGQVLLVMRKVPDGYQCLSARD
- the metE gene encoding 5-methyltetrahydropteroyltriglutamate--homocysteine S-methyltransferase translates to MTLFHTLGFPRVGQQRELKWALESFWAGNSTQQELLDVAHTQRLANWQRQLQAGADFITAGDFALYDHVLNTSYLFGHLPERARHGDDALNQLFLAARGRTPCGCTSHASEMTKWFDTNYHYLVPECRAEDEFRLQPELLLEEIRAARAVYPKVKAVVLGPLSYLYLGKSLDNSNRLNLLPKLLPLYSELFALLKAEGIDWLQLDEPILALDLPSDWAQAFEPAYHTLRNNGLNLLLTTYFNGLEDNLSLALNLPVQGVHLDLVSAPEQLTPALDRIGPYKVLSLGVIDGRNIWRSDLNAIRESLLEARQQLGERLWLGTSCSLLHVPYDAAGEHQLPDGVGQWLAFAQQKLEEGVLLRNALNNSDVLSSAAWQAQADAIQARRTSTAVHKAAVKQRAADAAAFDWQRDLPFNERAALQQELLQLPLFPTTTIGSFPQTSGIRQLRRRFKQGELTLAEYEDGLKAEIVHAIRVQEQIGLDVLVHGEAERNDMVEYFGEQLEGIAVSANGWVQSYGSRCVKPPIIYGDIERPQPMTVRWSEFAQSQTDKRMKGMLTGPVTILKWAFVRDDQPWSATAYQLAAVLRDEVQDLERAGIRIIQVDEPALREGLPLRKAAHKQYLQWAVNSFRFSVTGVAAATQIHTHMCYADFDDILPAIQGMDADVITLETARSASKLLATLKSSPYNNGIGPGVYDIHSPNIPATDAMLTILRDSLDVVAAKNLWVNPDCGLKTRRWEEVIPALEAMVAVARTLRLEVIESDGKQQEEQVAEQPLV
- the trhO gene encoding oxygen-dependent tRNA uridine(34) hydroxylase TrhO, with amino-acid sequence MNTPATSPYVVCAMYKFVTLDNFEDLRQPLLDEMLRLDVKGTLLLATEGINGTVAGSREGIDALLDYLRRDERLKDIDHKESYDDDMPFYRTKVKLKKEIVTLGVEGIDPKRVVGTYVKPADWNALISDPDVVLVDTRNDYEVEIGTFKGALDPRTKTFREFPQYVKENLDPEKNKKVAMFCTGGIRCEKSTAYLKEQGFEEVYHLEGGILKYLEEIPQEESLWEGECFVFDNRVTVNHQLEKGDYDQCHACRRPITEADKEHEHYVPGVSCHHCHDEFDDAQRERFRQRELQMQLAKQRGEEHLGNDLASVIEKRRQEKLALKEQQRKRS
- a CDS encoding electron transport complex subunit E; the protein is MATKSLRDISLDGLWHNNPALVQLLGLCPLLAVTGSVVNALGLGLATMMVLVGSNFSVSLIRNHVPDAVRLPAFVMIIASFTTVAELVMQAFTYELYEVLGIFIPLIVTNCAILGRADAFACKNPIIPSVVDGFTMALGFTIVLIILGAMRETLGQGVIFSDMQLLFGPAAASWKIELVKDYPDFLFAILPPGAFMAMGLLIALKNIIDDKLKEKAEAQKAPVEAGSKRVRVTGKIS